The following proteins come from a genomic window of Triticum aestivum cultivar Chinese Spring chromosome 6A, IWGSC CS RefSeq v2.1, whole genome shotgun sequence:
- the LOC123131252 gene encoding protein LITTLE ZIPPER 3-like yields MERANTELYLENLRIMQANERLRRTAQLLDQENKQLLADVKRKQQHMAASSKAAAAKGGGPSGAAPSKSGKQQPQ; encoded by the coding sequence ATGGAGCGGGCGAACACGGAGCTGTACCTGGAGAACCTGCGCATCATGCAGGCGAACGAGCGGCTCCGGAGGACAGCGCAGCTGCTGGACCAGGAGAACAAGCAGCTCCTCGCCGATGTCAAGCGCAAGCAGCAGCACATGGCGGCCTCctccaaggcggcggcggcgaagggcggcggacCGTCCGGCGCGGCGCCGTCCAAGTCCGGCAAGCAGCAGCCCCAGTGA